Proteins encoded by one window of Juglans regia cultivar Chandler chromosome 15, Walnut 2.0, whole genome shotgun sequence:
- the LOC109008881 gene encoding eukaryotic initiation factor 4A-2: MASSAPEGSQFDARQFDAKMNELLGADGQEFFTSYDEVYESFDAMGLQENLLRGIYAYGFEKPSAIQQRGIVPFCKGLDVIQQAQSGTGKTATFCSGILQQLDYGLVECQALVLAPTRELAQQIEKVMRALGDYLGVKVHACVGGTSVREDQRILSAGVHVVVGTPGRVFDMLRRQSLRPDYIKMFVLDEADEMLSRGFKDQIYDIFQLLPPKIQVGVFSATMPPEALEITRKFMNKPVRILVKRDELTLEGIKQFYVNVDKEEWKLETLCDLYETLAITQSVIFVNTRRKVDWLTDKMRGRDHTVSATHGDMDQNTRDIIMREFRSGSSRVLITTDLLARGIDVQQVSLVINYDLPTQPENYLHRIGRSGRFGRKGVAINFVTTDDERMLFDIQKFYNVVIEELPANVADLL, translated from the exons ATGGCTAGTTCGGCACCTGAGGGATCGCAATTTGATGCTCGTCAATTTGATGCTAAAATGAATGAGTT ACTTGGAGCCGATGGGCAAGAGTTCTTCACGTCATATGATGAGGTTTATGAAAGTTTTGATGCTATGGGATTGCAAGAGAACCTCTTAAGAGGAATCTATGCTTATG GTTTTGAGAAGCCCTCTGCAATTCAGCAAAGGGGGATTGTTCCTTTCTGCAAGGGTCTTGATGTGATTCAACAAGCACAGTCTGGAACTGGAAAAACGGCTACTTTTTGTTCTGGAATTTTACAGCAGCTTGATTATGGTTTGGTTGAATGCCAGGCCTTGGTTCTTGCTCCTACTAGAGAACTTGCACAACAGATTGAGAAGGTCATGCGGGCCCTAGGTGACTATTTGGGTGTCAAGGTCCATGCCTGTGTTGGCGGAACAAGTGTTCGTGAGGATCAGCGAATTCTCTCTGCTGGGGTCCACGTTGTTGTTGGTACCCCTGGTCGTGTGTTTGACATGCTACGGAGACAATCACTGCGCCCTGATTACATTAAGATGTTTGTGCTAGACGAAGCAGATGAAATGCTTTCACGAGGTTTCAAGGATCAG ATCTATGATATCTTCCAGCTGCTGCCACCAAAAATTCAGGTTGGGGTTTTCTCTGCAACAATGCCGCCTGAGGCCCTTGAGATCACCAGAAAGTTCATGAATAAGCCTGTGAGGATTCTGGTTAAACGGGATGAGCTCACCCTTGAAGGTATCAAGCAATTCTATGTCAATGTTGACAAGGAGGAATGGAAGCTTGAGACGCTTTGTGATCTTTATGAAACCTTGGCAATCACCCAAAGTGTCATCTTTGTGAACACCAGGCGCAAGGTCGATTGGCTGACAGACAAGATGCGCGGTCGTGATCACACAGTTTCTGCCACCCATGGAGACATGGACCAAAATACAAGGGACATCATCATGCGGGAATTCAGGTCTGGGTCCTCTCGTGTACTCATCACCACTGATCTCCTGGCCAGGGGTATTGATGTCCAGCAAGTCTCTCTTGTTATAAATTATGATCTTCCAACTCAGCCAGAGAACTACCTCCATCGAATTGGCCGTAGTGGACGGTTTGGGAGGAAGGGTGTTGCCATCAATTTTGTTACCACAGACGATGAGAGGATGCTCTTTGACATCCAGAAGTTCTATAATGTGGTGATTGAGGAGCTGCCAGCCAATGTTGCCGATCTCCTTTGA
- the LOC109008879 gene encoding uncharacterized protein LOC109008879 has product MEDNRSRPYGDGPMQMESYYGPLPPRPPASYDLRSYSASYAQTQMGNNRELKLKKGKSASGSSSSSWAFGDPEFQRKKRVASYKMYSVEGKMKGSLRRSFRWLKVKYTQVVYGWW; this is encoded by the coding sequence ATGGAAGACAACAGATCAAGGCCGTATGGAGACGGGCCGATGCAGATGGAGAGCTACTACGGCCCGCTGCCACCTAGACCGCCCGCTTCCTATGACCTTAGGTCCTACAGTGCTTCCTATGCACAGACCCAGATGGGCAACAACAGGGAGTTGAAGCTCAAGAAGGGGAAGAGCGCTTCTGGGTCGTCTTCAAGTTCTTGGGCTTTTGGTGACCCTGAATTCCAGAGGAAGAAGAGGGTTGCCAGCTATAAGATGTACTCTGTGGAAGGCAAAATGAAGGGGTCCTTGCGGAGAAGCTTCAGGTGGCTTAAAGTTAAGTACACCCAGGTGGTTTATGGCTGGTGGTGA
- the LOC109008878 gene encoding probable magnesium transporter NIPA9 isoform X1, with amino-acid sequence MWESICLTLAATAGNNIGKVFQKKGTLILPPLSLKFKVIKAYASNKTWVIGFLMDIFGAMLMLRALSQAPVSVIQPVSGCGLAILSIFSHFYLKEVMNAIDWVGITFAGIGTIGVGAGGEEQEATAISMFHLPWLAFAVAILFVLLNGWLRIYKRYRREQEMMEYEVVEEIIYGLESGVLFGMASVISKMGFVFLEQGFHRMLLPICISISVSFSGTGFYYQTRGLKHGRAIVVATCAAVASIVTGVLAGMLALGERLPSAPTARVSLLLGWLLIIIGVILLVCSSRLVRYLPWPLQNFIPSGVERSFSARRSGSVRIRDISPSAVIQAATLHHLISSPPKEKA; translated from the exons ATGTGGGAATCGATCTGTTTAACGTTAGCGGCGACGGCTGGTAACAACATCGGCAAAGTCTTTCAGAAAAAGGGCACCCTTAttcttccccctctctctctcaagttcaAG GTGATAAAGGCATATGCTTCCAACAAAACTTGGGTGATCGGTTTTCTAATGGATATATTCGGAGCAATGTTGATGTTGAGGGCACTATCTCAAGCCCCT GTATCTGTCATCCAACCAGTTTCTGGTTGCGGACTTGCTATTCTTTCCATCTTTTCCCATTTTTATTTGAAGGAAGTCATGAATGCTATTGACTGGGTGGGAATTACTTTTGCGGGTATTGGCACGATTG GAGTTGGTGCTGGAGGTGAGGAGCAAGAGGCAACTGCCATATCCATGTTTCATTTACCATGGCTAGCATTTGCAGTTGCCATCTTGTTT GTGCTTCTTAATGGATGGCTTCGAATCTACAAACGATACCGCAGAGAACAGGAGATG ATGGAATATGAAGTTgttgaagaaattatatatggcTTGGAATCTGGTGTTTTGTTTGG GATGGCATCGGTAATATCAAAGATGGGATTTGTATTTTTGGAGCAGGGCTTCCACAGGATGCTGCTACCTATATGCATTTCAATCAGTGTATCTTTTAGTGGTACAGGTTTTTATTATCAG ACTCGTGGTCTAAAGCATGGGAGAGCAATTGTAGTAGCCACGTGTGCTGCTGTGGCATCAATTGTGACTGGCGTTCTTGCTGGTATGCTTGCATTAGGTGAACGATTGCCTTCAGCACCAACAGCTCGTGTTTCACTTCTGCTTGGGTG GTTACTTATTATTATAGGTGTGATTTTACTTGTATGTTCATCGCGGCTGGTGAGATACCTTCCTTGGCCATTACAGAATTTCATACCAAGTGGCGTTGAGAGGAGTTTCAGCGCTAGGCGATCTGGGTCTGTCCGAATTAGGGATATAAGCCCAAGTGCTGTTATCCAGGCAGCAACATTGCATCATTTGATATCATCTCCTCCTAAAGAGAAGGCTTGA
- the LOC109008878 gene encoding probable magnesium transporter NIPA9 isoform X2 has translation MWESICLTLAATAGNNIGKVFQKKGTLILPPLSLKFKVIKAYASNKTWVIGFLMDIFGAMLMLRALSQAPVSVIQPVSGCGLAILSIFSHFYLKEVMNAIDWVGITFAGVGAGGEEQEATAISMFHLPWLAFAVAILFVLLNGWLRIYKRYRREQEMMEYEVVEEIIYGLESGVLFGMASVISKMGFVFLEQGFHRMLLPICISISVSFSGTGFYYQTRGLKHGRAIVVATCAAVASIVTGVLAGMLALGERLPSAPTARVSLLLGWLLIIIGVILLVCSSRLVRYLPWPLQNFIPSGVERSFSARRSGSVRIRDISPSAVIQAATLHHLISSPPKEKA, from the exons ATGTGGGAATCGATCTGTTTAACGTTAGCGGCGACGGCTGGTAACAACATCGGCAAAGTCTTTCAGAAAAAGGGCACCCTTAttcttccccctctctctctcaagttcaAG GTGATAAAGGCATATGCTTCCAACAAAACTTGGGTGATCGGTTTTCTAATGGATATATTCGGAGCAATGTTGATGTTGAGGGCACTATCTCAAGCCCCT GTATCTGTCATCCAACCAGTTTCTGGTTGCGGACTTGCTATTCTTTCCATCTTTTCCCATTTTTATTTGAAGGAAGTCATGAATGCTATTGACTGGGTGGGAATTACTTTTGCGG GAGTTGGTGCTGGAGGTGAGGAGCAAGAGGCAACTGCCATATCCATGTTTCATTTACCATGGCTAGCATTTGCAGTTGCCATCTTGTTT GTGCTTCTTAATGGATGGCTTCGAATCTACAAACGATACCGCAGAGAACAGGAGATG ATGGAATATGAAGTTgttgaagaaattatatatggcTTGGAATCTGGTGTTTTGTTTGG GATGGCATCGGTAATATCAAAGATGGGATTTGTATTTTTGGAGCAGGGCTTCCACAGGATGCTGCTACCTATATGCATTTCAATCAGTGTATCTTTTAGTGGTACAGGTTTTTATTATCAG ACTCGTGGTCTAAAGCATGGGAGAGCAATTGTAGTAGCCACGTGTGCTGCTGTGGCATCAATTGTGACTGGCGTTCTTGCTGGTATGCTTGCATTAGGTGAACGATTGCCTTCAGCACCAACAGCTCGTGTTTCACTTCTGCTTGGGTG GTTACTTATTATTATAGGTGTGATTTTACTTGTATGTTCATCGCGGCTGGTGAGATACCTTCCTTGGCCATTACAGAATTTCATACCAAGTGGCGTTGAGAGGAGTTTCAGCGCTAGGCGATCTGGGTCTGTCCGAATTAGGGATATAAGCCCAAGTGCTGTTATCCAGGCAGCAACATTGCATCATTTGATATCATCTCCTCCTAAAGAGAAGGCTTGA
- the LOC109008876 gene encoding cytokinin riboside 5'-monophosphate phosphoribohydrolase LOG8-like isoform X2: MEESNTRSKFRRVCVFCGSNSGYRNVFSDAALELGNELVKRKIDLVYGGGSVGLMGLISQRVFDGGCHVLGIIPRALMPLEISGQPVGEVRTVSDMHERKAAMAREADAFIALPGGYGTMEELLEMITWAQLGIHTKPVALLNVDGYYNCLLALFDNGVEEGFIKPVARRIVLSAPTAKELIIKMEYIPFHEHVSSHESWQMEKLVNSYKQLS, from the exons ATGGAAGAAAGCAACACAAGAAGCAAGTTCAGGAGGGTTTGTGTCTTCTGTGGGAGCAACTCTGGCTACAGAAACGTCTTCAGTGATGCTGCTCTTGAATTGGGCAATGAACTG GTGAAGAGGAAGATAGACTTGGTGTATGGCGGAGGAAGTGTCGGGTTGATGGGTTTGATTTCGCAGAGAGTTTTTGATGGAGGTTGCCATGTTCTTGG GATCATTCCAAGAGCTCTCATGCCTCTTGAG ATATCTGGTCAACCCGTGGGAGAAGTAAGAACTGTTTCGGACATGCATGAGCGTAAAGCTGCAATGGCTCGAGAAGCTGACGCCTTTATTGCTCTTCCTG GAGGATATGGTACCATGGAAGAGCTGTTGGAGATGATAACATGGGCCCAACTTGGAATTCATACAAAACCG GTTGCTCTGCTGAATGTTGATGGGTACTATAATTGCTTGCTGGCATTATTTGACAATGGGGTTGAAGAAGGATTCATCAAGCCAGTTGCTCGGCGTATAGTCCTCTCTGCTCCAACTGCAAAAGAACTAATAATTAAGATGGAG TACATTCCTTTCCATGAACATGTTTCTTCTCATGAAAGCTGGCAGATGGAAAAACttg TGAATTCGTATAAGCAGCTTTCTTAG
- the LOC109008876 gene encoding cytokinin riboside 5'-monophosphate phosphoribohydrolase LOG8-like isoform X1, giving the protein MEESNTRSKFRRVCVFCGSNSGYRNVFSDAALELGNELVKRKIDLVYGGGSVGLMGLISQRVFDGGCHVLGIIPRALMPLEISGQPVGEVRTVSDMHERKAAMAREADAFIALPGGYGTMEELLEMITWAQLGIHTKPVALLNVDGYYNCLLALFDNGVEEGFIKPVARRIVLSAPTAKELIIKMEQYIPFHEHVSSHESWQMEKLVNSYKQLS; this is encoded by the exons ATGGAAGAAAGCAACACAAGAAGCAAGTTCAGGAGGGTTTGTGTCTTCTGTGGGAGCAACTCTGGCTACAGAAACGTCTTCAGTGATGCTGCTCTTGAATTGGGCAATGAACTG GTGAAGAGGAAGATAGACTTGGTGTATGGCGGAGGAAGTGTCGGGTTGATGGGTTTGATTTCGCAGAGAGTTTTTGATGGAGGTTGCCATGTTCTTGG GATCATTCCAAGAGCTCTCATGCCTCTTGAG ATATCTGGTCAACCCGTGGGAGAAGTAAGAACTGTTTCGGACATGCATGAGCGTAAAGCTGCAATGGCTCGAGAAGCTGACGCCTTTATTGCTCTTCCTG GAGGATATGGTACCATGGAAGAGCTGTTGGAGATGATAACATGGGCCCAACTTGGAATTCATACAAAACCG GTTGCTCTGCTGAATGTTGATGGGTACTATAATTGCTTGCTGGCATTATTTGACAATGGGGTTGAAGAAGGATTCATCAAGCCAGTTGCTCGGCGTATAGTCCTCTCTGCTCCAACTGCAAAAGAACTAATAATTAAGATGGAG CAGTACATTCCTTTCCATGAACATGTTTCTTCTCATGAAAGCTGGCAGATGGAAAAACttg TGAATTCGTATAAGCAGCTTTCTTAG
- the LOC109008876 gene encoding cytokinin riboside 5'-monophosphate phosphoribohydrolase LOG8-like isoform X4, protein MEESNTRSKFRRVCVFCGSNSGYRNVFSDAALELGNELVKRKIDLVYGGGSVGLMGLISQRVFDGGCHVLGIIPRALMPLEISGQPVGEVRTVSDMHERKAAMAREADAFIALPGGYGTMEELLEMITWAQLGIHTKPVALLNVDGYYNCLLALFDNGVEEGFIKPVARRIVLSAPTAKELIIKMEYIPFHEHVSSHESWQMEKLGN, encoded by the exons ATGGAAGAAAGCAACACAAGAAGCAAGTTCAGGAGGGTTTGTGTCTTCTGTGGGAGCAACTCTGGCTACAGAAACGTCTTCAGTGATGCTGCTCTTGAATTGGGCAATGAACTG GTGAAGAGGAAGATAGACTTGGTGTATGGCGGAGGAAGTGTCGGGTTGATGGGTTTGATTTCGCAGAGAGTTTTTGATGGAGGTTGCCATGTTCTTGG GATCATTCCAAGAGCTCTCATGCCTCTTGAG ATATCTGGTCAACCCGTGGGAGAAGTAAGAACTGTTTCGGACATGCATGAGCGTAAAGCTGCAATGGCTCGAGAAGCTGACGCCTTTATTGCTCTTCCTG GAGGATATGGTACCATGGAAGAGCTGTTGGAGATGATAACATGGGCCCAACTTGGAATTCATACAAAACCG GTTGCTCTGCTGAATGTTGATGGGTACTATAATTGCTTGCTGGCATTATTTGACAATGGGGTTGAAGAAGGATTCATCAAGCCAGTTGCTCGGCGTATAGTCCTCTCTGCTCCAACTGCAAAAGAACTAATAATTAAGATGGAG TACATTCCTTTCCATGAACATGTTTCTTCTCATGAAAGCTGGCAGATGGAAAAACttggtaattaa
- the LOC109008876 gene encoding cytokinin riboside 5'-monophosphate phosphoribohydrolase LOG8-like isoform X3: MEESNTRSKFRRVCVFCGSNSGYRNVFSDAALELGNELVKRKIDLVYGGGSVGLMGLISQRVFDGGCHVLGIIPRALMPLEISGQPVGEVRTVSDMHERKAAMAREADAFIALPGGYGTMEELLEMITWAQLGIHTKPVALLNVDGYYNCLLALFDNGVEEGFIKPVARRIVLSAPTAKELIIKMEQYIPFHEHVSSHESWQMEKLGN; this comes from the exons ATGGAAGAAAGCAACACAAGAAGCAAGTTCAGGAGGGTTTGTGTCTTCTGTGGGAGCAACTCTGGCTACAGAAACGTCTTCAGTGATGCTGCTCTTGAATTGGGCAATGAACTG GTGAAGAGGAAGATAGACTTGGTGTATGGCGGAGGAAGTGTCGGGTTGATGGGTTTGATTTCGCAGAGAGTTTTTGATGGAGGTTGCCATGTTCTTGG GATCATTCCAAGAGCTCTCATGCCTCTTGAG ATATCTGGTCAACCCGTGGGAGAAGTAAGAACTGTTTCGGACATGCATGAGCGTAAAGCTGCAATGGCTCGAGAAGCTGACGCCTTTATTGCTCTTCCTG GAGGATATGGTACCATGGAAGAGCTGTTGGAGATGATAACATGGGCCCAACTTGGAATTCATACAAAACCG GTTGCTCTGCTGAATGTTGATGGGTACTATAATTGCTTGCTGGCATTATTTGACAATGGGGTTGAAGAAGGATTCATCAAGCCAGTTGCTCGGCGTATAGTCCTCTCTGCTCCAACTGCAAAAGAACTAATAATTAAGATGGAG CAGTACATTCCTTTCCATGAACATGTTTCTTCTCATGAAAGCTGGCAGATGGAAAAACttggtaattaa